Below is a window of Camelina sativa cultivar DH55 chromosome 11, Cs, whole genome shotgun sequence DNA.
CGCAACAAATTTTCCTGATAATGATTTTACAATATTGTAGCATTACTAAATcttgagcaaaaacaaaaacaaaaaaaacaaaatattttagcgTAGAACACACCTATGCCAACCATTCTACTCCCCAAGATGATCATCATTCGCTGTTGTGTCTCGTTAAGAAAATGAACACTAGTCATTGAACAATACCTAGCTCGAAAGAGTCGTCGATGATCTTTCCGGGTATCCTGATCGACTCCAGATGCTTGTACTTGGTGTATTTCACTAGGCCTATTGTCCTGATCAATTGCTTGACTAATCGCATGTAGCCTCATCTAGAGAAGCAGCGAGGTACTCAGCAAGACTCTGTTGATTATTGCTAGCCTTGTGGGAAGCTTCTGAGGTCACAGATTTTTTTGGTGCAATAGAATTGGGAAGCCAGGCTTGACTTGTTGTTGAGTTGCTACTAGAAGAATCTGAGCAACTCTTCCATAAGACTGGCTTAAGATACTTCCATGGATCTTCAGCCATGGAGTTGGAGTAAAATCGTTCTGCCCCTAGTTCCATCGgtcttcttcctccatctctcCCAAAGCTTGTGTTCATACCGCGTCCTCGGCTTCTACCTCTTCCTGAGTTAGGATATATGTTTCCAGCCCAGTTAGAGTTCTGCCGTCCGTAATGGGAATATTGTGGAGCAGTATTGTTGTAGTTGCCTCGACCACCGAATCTATTATTCCCCATGTCAGGATATTCTGGAGAGAATGGTAAAGGACGAGGTACCCATTGAGGTGGACCTAAATGGTTAACTGGTGGAGGCCTAAAGTTATTATTCCAAGCGGCGGGTGAACCTCTGTGTGAGGGTGAAAGATGCGCCATCCCTCTTGGTCCGGTATGCAGATTATTACCATCATAATGAGCTGCTTGAAAACCGCCATGATTGGTATGTCCCAGATACTCACTGCTCAACGATCCTGTTCACAGTTATAATACAAGGATCAGAACTAGATTACTTCTCATTGTCAGAAAGAGAACATAAATTTCCGTAACTGATGAGAACATAGTACTATCAATTCCTAGAAAGGGAAGCATAAAGGGATACATCAAATTTAGGTAGCAGAAGTTAATAGGTTCGCAAACTTATTCTTGATGAAGAGTGACAATTTTATTCCTTCAATGATCTTGACTTAATGATCACAATCACGAACACATTACTAAACACTAACAATGAACAAAAATATCCTAATGATTTGATGTAGAGATCACCTAACTCTCCCAAAGCCAAGAAGCTTCCTTACAACCAGATACCACAAGTTAGTTCCTGAATATGTTCCATCTTATACTTATATACTCACCAAGGACCAACTAACATGCTAACTAAGTTAAACTGACATGGTACTACTTTCTTGTGAGTGagttagtaaaaaaaagaacctgGAACAGACGGTGGAAACTGCGGCGGCACTGGGGAGGTGGTTTGGTGATGATGAGGAGAGGAGATGTATTGTTGTTTAGGGGTCTTGTTTCTCTTGAAACTAGAATAAGCAGACATGGGGTCTGTGTAATAATCAAACCTTGGCTTTTCAAAAGACTCCTGCTGGTGAGTAGATGTCTCAGCCAAGGGATTAGATAAGTGACCTGTGTTCACAGAGGCTTCAAGACCTATAGAATCATCTTCGTTCTGTGCAGCAGCTTCCATTCGCATTGCTTTTAACATCTGTTTTCGTTTCTCTGAATCTTCcattgtgttgttgttactcAATGTAAATCCAACTACAACGATCACAAaggaaaattttagaaatcaatCCCATCAAATCCAAAAGACGAGCTATGCACAGTTAAAAGCATTAGATACAGAACACAATCTGACCCCTAAAACACCAAATTCTTCAATTATTCAGATATCTAAATTGGGGAAATAGAATCGAGAGTGATTACGAACCTTGACAAGGTACTGCTTCCCCCAAAAATCTTCACTTCCTCGTCGCCAAAGGTCCAAGGTCGGATTGAAAACCCTGAACTGAATGAAAAACAAAGAGCCTTTCAATACATAAACGAAGAATTCCAAAATCCGGTTCGTGTTCAAccgtattttatttttcaataaattcGGTTTACTGGTTTACGACGATTGAAATCATTAAACCGGACCGGGAAATTTATCAATTGCAATTTGCAAGCACGAGAACAAAAGCCTCGTCTCTCTGAGTTGTTCGTATAACCGTATCTCGATCGACGCCGCTACGTGCTCCTTTCAGGTGATCTGCTTCTCCGGTTTTTCATTCATCTCTgttgttttctagatttttcGATCACCCTTAGATTTGTTTCGATTTAGTGTTTTGTCTAAGCTTTCTAATTTGTATTCTGAACTTCTGATCAGATTTACCGGAAAAGTTGAATCCCACTCTAGCATTAGAATGCACGGTCGTCCAAGGAAGGCTTCTAAGCCAGAAGACGAAGCAGCTTCCGCTGCTAAAGCGGTTAAGCTTCGGTCTCTTCAGTCTCAGTTTATGACTTATCATCACGAAAAAATGTACAAatcttctcttttcatttcGATCTcatcagtttattttttttcagaattcTTAGTTCGATTTACAGGATCCTTTGTTCATCATCTACTAATGATCATCATGTATGTTGTGGTATATTGGTTTCTAGTTATACCAAGGAAGCTATTGAGTTGAGCACGAAGCTTCTAGAGATCAATCCTGAGGCGTACACGGCATGGAATTATCGGAAGCTTGCAGTGGAGGATAGCCTTTCCAGAATTGAGTCAGATCCAAACTCGGTCAAGTCAATTCTTGATGAAGAACTCAGAGTGGTGAGTTTTTCCTAccaataagtaaaaaaaaaattaaacaaattctgCTCAATGATTGCTGTTTGTTCTGTTCTAAATTCAGGTAGAGAATGCTTTGAAGCAGAATTTCAAGTCATATGGTGCTTGGCATCATCGGAAGTGGGTTTTGAGTAAAGGGCATTCCTCCACAGGGAATGAATTGAAACTTTTGGATAAATTCCAGAAGCTAGATCCCAGAAATTTTCATGCTTGGAATTATCGCAGGTGAAGATTAGGGAATctcaacactttttttttatggtgcATTGTGTATGTCAATCAAAGCGTTGCATATTaatgtgttgtttgtttcttttcaggTTTGTTGTAGAGCTAACCAACAGGTCAGAACAGGATGAGTTGCAGTATACAGATGATATGATCAATAACAATTTCAGCAACTATTCTGCATGGCATAATCGTAGGTACGCATATTATTATGTAGTAAATTATATGGAAACTCTATTTACATGTTCGTTTTTTAAGAAACCGAAGCATTAGATTGATAGTCACATACCTCGAACCAAAGTAATTAAATAGTGTAAAAATGGAGTTCATCCCTGGAAGGATGCATTTGTTCATGAACAATATGAAGCTTCCTCTGATGGAACATTCATCTTTGGGTTACTTGGCTTGTTTATAGTTTGGTTGATACTATTGATGTTATTGCTATATATTTATGGGATACAAAAAGCTAAGGCTTAGTTACTAGCTTCTCGATTCAGTAAACACTGATACACCGCCAAGGTGTTCCTCACATCAGCATATTTACCTGCCTGTATCAAAAGCGCTATTACCAATgtatcttttttgttgtttgaaatTCTGCAGTGTACTTCTTTCAAGTTTGCTAGCAAACAGGGTTGATGGATTTATTCCAGAGAAAAAGATTCCTGATGAATATGAAATAGTACATCAAGCTATTTTTACGGACCCAGATGACCAAAGTGGTTGGTTTTACCATCTTTGGCTACTTGCTCAAACTGTTAATGTGGAGTCTCCTCTTCTCACTTCCTCTTGGCCTTCGCATGGTTCCAGTGTCATTCTATCTGGAGCTGGGTGCTTGATTGGCTCTCCTTTTAACGTCATTACTTTTTGTTCTGAGACCGGTTCTGTTCCACTGATTCTCTACTTTGACCAAGCTGTTGGTGGAGTTAGCTCGTTGACTGTTACAATTGATTCTGAACTAAAAGGAAACGAGAACCTTGTTTGGGAACCAATTTCGAATAAAAGCTCTCAAGTGTCTTGTGTCTGGGTTGCTCGTCTGAAATATCTTATTTCAGAACCTTGTGAAAGCAAAGAATACAAAGTGAAAGTCAGGCTTGGGAACTCTCCAGGAATTATTTCTTCCAGAGGATTTAATTTCAGCACTCCTTATGAGTTTGTCTTTACAGCGCATGTTCATGATACCGCCAAAGATTCTCAAGAGCGCATTGTTTCATGGACGGATGGTTTTGAACTTTGGAATGCGCAGTCAAAGGATTTGAATTCTCTTGCCACCTCGGATCAGTTAAATGCTGGAATTGATTTAAAATGGCGTCAGGCAGCTATAGATTCTGAGATTGAATGTTTCCGTCTATTAGCTGATAGGTATATCCTATATACTTCATTGTCTCGATGGGAATGAGAAATTGTAGTCTTGAACTTTGTGCTCTTATTCCTTTTATAGCAAAATCGGAAAGCTCACTCTTGCGAGGCTTTTGATGGCTTCTGAAGCTATGATGTCGGATGCTGTTGTTAAGGGTGTTCACTATGAAGAAATACTCCAGCTGTATAACGATTTAATGGCACTGGATTCTTCGCATCACCACTACTACAAGGATGAGCACAGCGTAGCTTTTCTCCACAAGGTATTTAGTCTTCCTTTTCGTAGTGAATCTCAAATTGAGCTTCTACTCTTAAAAATTCCATCAGATTTATGGTTTTCCCTACATTCTAATCTACAGTATAATGCTGATTGTTTGAAtctagattttttataaaatttctgTTTCATCACGCCTACTACTCATAAAGACAATGTTCATGCAGGTGACTTCAAGCAGTGAATCCTTGTCAAGATACCTTTTTAGATATAGGGGTATGAACAATCTAGTATGTCTCCGGCTAAATAAGTTATCACTATCTCGGATAGCCTCTGTCGAGAAGTTGCTGTTTGTCCAAATGTTAGACCTTAGTCACAATGAGCTTCATTCAACAGAAGGTAAAGTTTCTTGATTCCAGCTGTTGCATCTGAGTGGTAGATGTGATTAAATGGTGTATGTGGGTCTTGCAGGATTGGAGGCAATGCAACTTCTCTCTTGCCTAAATCTGAGTCATAACAGAATCAGAAATTTTTCAGCGCTGGACTCTCTAAGACATGTGAAGCAGCTGAAAGTGTTGGATGTTTCCCACAACCACATCGGCAAGCACTCAGTGGACACAACACGGTACCTTTGTTCTTCACCGCTCTCTAATTCAGACTGGAGTCAGGATGATGTAAGAAGACAGAATCCGGGATTGGTCACCAAATACTGGGATGCGTATTTCGTGTTAAGAGATTTGAATCTGAAACAATTAGATATAGCAGGAAATGAAATTGCAGGGGACGAATTCAACTCTTTTGTCCTCCAGGTTGTGCCAAAGCTTGTATGGCTCAATGGCCAGAAACCTGGGAATTAGATCATAGGGCcaagtttttgtatttgtagaTCATCAAATCCCCAAAGCAATTGGGGTTCTCTTTCTTGATGGTGGCTGTTGTTGTGATTTGCTTCTTATTAACAGTTAACAATCTTATTTATACctttttatttaccaaattTGGCTTATATTCCCTGAAAACCTGAATCCTTTGTTCAGACTTTTGGTTTTGATTCGATAGAAACATTTTGAAACATACtaataaacaaacacaagcaaCTAAACATGTAAAGAAGATTTTCTCTGCTCCTTTTGTTTCTGAGTTTTGACCAATcaacttttaattaaacaacTTTTGATGACATATTGCATGGATTGCAAATTTACAACAAATGCAACGGTCTCCAACTGCAAGAAACcaaatctcataattttattttatgctttgtCTCACAAGTAAGGCCATATAAAAAAACTGTACtatacaaacaagaaacaaaagaaaaaaattagccTTCCATTCTTCCAGGCAAGGCTTCGTCTCAttgatttttctaatttaaaatcaaattcaggAGCTAATCAACGCAAAGCACCTACAGTGTTTATGTTAGTATTGTAAGAGGTAAGTATTTAAACTATAGAATGGGAGCTGTTTTAGCTGGAATTACCCCTTTGTCTCCGCCCATTTGGATCAGCTGCACCGGAGATTTTAGTAGCTTCTTCAGTGTATCTACTATACCACCAAATGCTGGTCGCTGAGCCGGCTCATCTGACCAGCATGCTTCCATCAGAGAAACCAAAACTGGAGACGTATTGTTAGGAATTATAAGCCGCCTGTTCTGGAATGCAACTGCTCCAACCACCTAATCACCAGACCAAGATTCAAAAGATACTATAACTAAACTGTAACAAACACTAAAGGTATCTAAGTTGTTCACTCATGTGTGAACACCAATTTTGAAGAATCATGGGAAGAGAATGTTTGTTACCTGAGCAGGACTGAGACCATTCCAAGGCTGTTGCAAAGTAATCAACTCCCATAAAACTACTCCGAAGCTGTAAACATCTGATTTCTCATTTGTTGGCTCCCCTCTAAGAAACTCTGGAGCCATCCACTCAGGCTGTTAAAGcagacaaagagaagaagtttcACATGTCAGaacatattttttcatattcCACAGTCATTAAAATCTTAGGAGAGCTTACTGTTCCTGCAACAGATTTTGATGGTATGAAAGTGTTTGCCTTGAATCTTGAAAGCCCAAAATCGCAAACCTGAGACAGGGGCAAGGTTAAGGTTGATATGTTACTGAAAGAGACGAAGGGAGGCTTTGTATCAATccagttttttttggtttaacataATTACCTTCACTGTCCAGTTCTTATCAACCAATAAATTTGGAGATTTCAGGTCCCAATGCACTACTGGAGGATTAAGACAGTGTAGGTAGTTGAGTCCCTTGGCCTAGTCCaaaataaacacattttttcaagtttcataccaaaaaaaaaacatattattagaTAAACATAAACTGAAAGATCACAAACCACATCCAATGCCATACGTAGCCTCCTCCTCTGATCTAGTAACTCCCCAGAAGCTGGCCTATGGATGAGGCGAAAAAGACTCCCCCTGTTTCAAGAAGCAAGACAGAAACATAAGCTAATAGGTAATGCATACGTTTAAAATGAAACATCATAAATATGTTCAACTATATGACTTTGGCctgaacaaaccaaaaaaaaaaagtatactgATGAATTACCTTGGTAAATATTCTGTTATTATTGACAAGCGAGGTCGCTCTGTCACAGCACCCATGAAGAGAACAACATTTGGGTGACGAACACGTTTCATTATTGCAACCTTCAATCGATATCACAGGGTTGACAGTTAGTTTCAGAGAGGTCTCAAGTGATCTCATGGAGTTAGTTACACAAAAGATCTATTTGCTTTACATACCTCTCTGAGAAATTCTCTGAATTGGTCATCATGGAAGTCTTGTATAGACAAAATCTTGACAGCCACATCCTTCATCATAAACAAAAACGTAATAAACATCTCGTGCTAAAAATTCTATCTGAGTAGGAGCTACTCCACGGAGAAAACACATTAAATGATgaactttttgaaaatttgaaacctACTGATCCATGCCACTCAGCACGATGGACAGTTCCAAATGATCCTGAAAAAAACGTAGAGAGTTTTTGTTATTAAGGTGCTACATCAGAATATATTTTGTACTCTCAAAAATCATGGACGAAAGACATACCAGCACCCACACGCTCTTTGATATGCAGTTCACTCCATGAGACCTCCAGCCAATCTGATGCCAAAGAAGGCTCAATAGTCAAGTACGGTGAGATGGCGTCAACAGGTAACCTGCCTTTTTTATCTTTTCGAGTGTCAGCTTCTGTTATCTCTGGTTCAACTAATAAGTCTCCCTTTGGCTGCTTGACAGGAGTTTTTTCAATTGGATCTTCTGATaaaatggtttcttctttgaaGATTTCTTGTTGGACAATCTTTTCTTCAATAAGGTTTGGTATATCAAGTGGTAGAGCTCGAAGAACTGATTCTGACAAAACCACTGATGATGTTTTTGTGAAGCAAGTTTGATCAACATGAGCACAACATATTGTCGCTGCAATGTCAGGCAACTCAATTTCTTTGTGTACATGGCCTTGACTCCCTACAAGAATATTTCAATTAGCATAACTGTTATCACAATCTTCTTCCATCTTTACCTCAATTATAAacagaatttttttgaattataatGGTATTACATGTTCTGCTAACTGCAGCCTACCTGAACATTGAATATTTTCAGAAAGATCGCGTGAAGCCTTTGACTCTACAGTCTTACTAGGAGATGTACTATGCACGCAAAGCCTGGAATATTCTGTAAGATGACTCATTCGAAGAGGTGAAGGAACCTGACACTGTGTTCCACCGTTGATAGAGGAATCCGGATCATGAACATTTCCTGGTTCCCCGATAAGGTCAACTACATATTCCCTGTTGAGAAATGATATCAAGTATATACTCAAAACATGGAACATAAGCTCAAGAAAATATATCCAATGCCACTCTAGAGCTAGCACAGAATCAAGGACATACACAAATAGACCCCTGGAGAGGAGAGACCCATCTGTTAGTAAAACATAAAGAGTCAAGAAGGGGTACTTTAAATAGAAGTAGGTATAAACTTCCTTAATACCATGCCCTGAAAGTCCATAAGTGTAGGAAGTAAATAGAGTTTTGCTAACGGCCTGAAAGTCTATTTATGTACACCCACTGACAAATTTGGCTGTAGTTAAATAGAAAGagagggaaacaaaaaaaaaagccaatggGGGAGGCTTATATATAAAGCTATCAAACCTTGGAAGCTTCCTGTCATCGTCAATCTTGACAAGGCAAGACGATTGGTGGCCCTCTTTACAGTACCTGCAACCTCGAGCTATCCGGCATGGTAAACCTATGTAATCAGCCAATTTCTGCATATTCATGATATACAAGTCAAGAATCAATACCGTAgataatatttaaatgtttaaaccAGTCTAGCTTTCTATTATGTACGTTCATGGCTCACCTTAAATAAAATGGCACGATGCCGGCAAAGCCCCATCGTTAGACTACCTATAGGAAGAATGATACACTTCCGATACTCCTTGAGTCTATTGCTAACTAGTTTCCATCGTTTCTGTAGTTCACCTTCCTCCATCTGGAAATTTCCCctaaaaatctctaaaaacctCAGCACACAAATCTTACCGTATATATGCACAAACTATGAAGTAGGCGAAACTAAATCACAGAGaaaattgaagaagaacaagaagagaaagtaGTGTACCCCATATAAACGGCAACAAGTCTACCAAGTTTCTCCACGAGCAGTAACATGTTGTCAGAAGAACAATACAGCTCACGTGCCTTGTCCTCCAGTTCTTTAAGACGCGAGTCCTCACGTCTGTCAATCAAAACCACTTCCATTGATGTATCAGTCGGCTCAGTCTCCTTTAGTAACAAAAGAGATGGAAGTCGTTTTCCTTCCTCCGAATTGTTACACATCAACCAAAGATACGGATCCATCCCTAATATGCTGTAAAATCCATCTGATATTTTGTCACTGTATGATAAATAACCGCTTACCTGAAAGAACAAAATGGAGAAAGAACAAATCACAACTCAGAtcatttaagaaaaaagttCATATAGGAGTTCGTACCCAAAAACGGTAGGAGACAGTTTCAGTGCTCTCTGTATGAACCAACTCAGCGGCGAGGTTAGCTTGAGAGGTTAACCTCATAGCAAGCGTGACTTGCAAGTAATAGCCTTCTTTTGACTTCTGCGCTAAGCTTTGTTCTTTGCCCTCTTCCCTAacctcaacttcttcttcctcctccttggtCACAGAGACACGCGTGGTGGTGGAAGTTTCCCTTGCGTCTGTCGGACTCGAGAAATTGGAGAAATTACCGTCCAGCGTCGTCCCGNGGCCCTCTTTACAGTACCTGCAACCTCGAGCTATCCGGCATGGTAAACCTATGTAATCAGCCAATTTCTGCATATTCATGATATACAAGTCAAGAATCAATACCGTAgataatatttaaatgtttaaaccAGTCTAGCTTTCTATTATGTACGTTCATGGCTCACCTTAAATAAAATGGCACGATGCCGGCAAAGCCCCATCGTTAGACTACCTATAGGAAGAATGATACACTTCCGATACTCCTTGAGTCTATTGCTAACTAGTTTCCATCGTTTCTGTAGTTCACCTTCCTCCATCTGGAAATTTCCCctaaaaatctctaaaaacctCAGCACA
It encodes the following:
- the LOC104722536 gene encoding uncharacterized protein LOC104722536, translating into MEDSEKRKQMLKAMRMEAAAQNEDDSIGLEASVNTGHLSNPLAETSTHQQESFEKPRFDYYTDPMSAYSSFKRNKTPKQQYISSPHHHQTTSPVPPQFPPSVPGSLSSEYLGHTNHGGFQAAHYDGNNLHTGPRGMAHLSPSHRGSPAAWNNNFRPPPVNHLGPPQWVPRPLPFSPEYPDMGNNRFGGRGNYNNTAPQYSHYGRQNSNWAGNIYPNSGRGRSRGRGMNTSFGRDGGRRPMELGAERFYSNSMAEDPWKYLKPVLWKSCSDSSSSNSTTSQAWLPNSIAPKKSVTSEASHKASNNQQSLAEYLAASLDEATCD
- the LOC104722537 gene encoding geranylgeranyl transferase type-2 subunit alpha 1-like, producing the protein MHGRPRKASKPEDEAASAAKAVKLRSLQSQFMTYHHEKIYTKEAIELSTKLLEINPEAYTAWNYRKLAVEDSLSRIESDPNSVKSILDEELRVVENALKQNFKSYGAWHHRKWVLSKGHSSTGNELKLLDKFQKLDPRNFHAWNYRRFVVELTNRSEQDELQYTDDMINNNFSNYSAWHNRSVLLSSLLANRVDGFIPEKKIPDEYEIVHQAIFTDPDDQSGWFYHLWLLAQTVNVESPLLTSSWPSHGSSVILSGAGCLIGSPFNVITFCSETGSVPLILYFDQAVGGVSSLTVTIDSELKGNENLVWEPISNKSSQVSCVWVARLKYLISEPCESKEYKVKVRLGNSPGIISSRGFNFSTPYEFVFTAHVHDTAKDSQERIVSWTDGFELWNAQSKDLNSLATSDQLNAGIDLKWRQAAIDSEIECFRLLADSKIGKLTLARLLMASEAMMSDAVVKGVHYEEILQLYNDLMALDSSHHHYYKDEHSVAFLHKVTSSSESLSRYLFRYRGMNNLVCLRLNKLSLSRIASVEKLLFVQMLDLSHNELHSTEGLEAMQLLSCLNLSHNRIRNFSALDSLRHVKQLKVLDVSHNHIGKHSVDTTRYLCSSPLSNSDWSQDDVRRQNPGLVTKYWDAYFVLRDLNLKQLDIAGNEIAGDEFNSFVLQVVPKLVWLNGQKPGN
- the LOC104722538 gene encoding serine/threonine-protein kinase CTR1-like isoform X2, producing the protein MPHRTTYFFPRQFPDRGFDSFFHDKKSSSNVGESFGFERDHNSNNKSCDKEKETTLFSSNPLLSKSSAVSDLFSDDRKSENKKQQQQLAAFYEWLAEKKANLSRSSSAATTGRVKPTRLSISSDVDEERELLLAAAAPLPAASSVIVASSSSARAISMNERNIDRSFDREVSLPRMSSDSSFAGSFFSGTTLDGNFSNFSSPTDARETSTTTRVSVTKEEEEEVEVREEGKEQSLAQKSKEGYYLQVTLAMRLTSQANLAAELVHTESTETVSYRFWVSGYLSYSDKISDGFYSILGMDPYLWLMCNNSEEGKRLPSLLLLKETEPTDTSMEVVLIDRREDSRLKELEDKARELYCSSDNMLLLVEKLGRLVAVYMGGNFQMEEGELQKRWKLVSNRLKEYRKCIILPIGSLTMGLCRHRAILFKKLADYIGLPCRIARGCRYCKEGHQSSCLVKIDDDRKLPREYVVDLIGEPGNVHDPDSSINGGTQCQVPSPLRMSHLTEYSRLCVHSTSPSKTVESKASRDLSENIQCSGSQGHVHKEIELPDIAATICCAHVDQTCFTKTSSVVLSESVLRALPLDIPNLIEEKIVQQEIFKEETILSEDPIEKTPVKQPKGDLLVEPEITEADTRKDKKGRLPVDAISPYLTIEPSLASDWLEVSWSELHIKERVGAGSFGTVHRAEWHGSDVAVKILSIQDFHDDQFREFLREVAIMKRVRHPNVVLFMGAVTERPRLSIITEYLPRGSLFRLIHRPASGELLDQRRRLRMALDVAKGLNYLHCLNPPVVHWDLKSPNLLVDKNWTVKVCDFGLSRFKANTFIPSKSVAGTPEWMAPEFLRGEPTNEKSDVYSFGVVLWELITLQQPWNGLSPAQVVGAVAFQNRRLIIPNNTSPVLVSLMEACWSDEPAQRPAFGGIVDTLKKLLKSPVQLIQMGGDKGVLCVD
- the LOC104722538 gene encoding serine/threonine-protein kinase CTR1-like isoform X1 → MPHRTTYFFPRQFPDRGFDSFFHDKKSSSNVGESFGFERDHNSNNKSCDKEKETTLFSSNPLLSKSSAVSDLFSDDRKSENKKQQQQLAAFYEWLAEKKANLSRSSSAATTGRVKPTRLSISSDVDEERELLLAAAAPLPAASSVIVASSSSARAISMNERNIDRSFDREVSLPRMSSDSSFAGSFFSGTTLDGNFSNFSSPTDARETSTTTRVSVTKEEEEEVEVREEGKEQSLAQKSKEGYYLQVTLAMRLTSQANLAAELVHTESTETVSYRFWVSGYLSYSDKISDGFYSILGMDPYLWLMCNNSEEGKRLPSLLLLKETEPTDTSMEVVLIDRREDSRLKELEDKARELYCSSDNMLLLVEKLGRLVAVYMGGNFQMEEGELQKRWKLVSNRLKEYRKCIILPIGSLTMGLCRHRAILFKKLADYIGLPCRIARGCRYCKEGHQSSCLVKIDDDRKLPREYVVDLIGEPGNVHDPDSSINGGTQCQVPSPLRMSHLTEYSRLCVHSTSPSKTVESKASRDLSENIQCSGSQGHVHKEIELPDIAATICCAHVDQTCFTKTSSVVLSESVLRALPLDIPNLIEEKIVQQEIFKEETILSEDPIEKTPVKQPKGDLLVEPEITEADTRKDKKGRLPVDAISPYLTIEPSLASDWLEVSWSELHIKERVGAGSFGTVHRAEWHGSDVAVKILSIQDFHDDQFREFLREVAIMKRVRHPNVVLFMGAVTERPRLSIITEYLPRGSLFRLIHRPASGELLDQRRRLRMALDVAKGLNYLHCLNPPVVHWDLKSPNLLVDKNWTVKVCDFGLSRFKANTFIPSKSVAGTPEWMAPEFLRGEPTNEKSDVYSFGVVLWELITLQQPWNGLSPAQVVGAVAFQNRRLIIPNNTSPVLVSLMEACWSDEPAQRPAFGGIVDTLKKLLKSPVQLIQMGGDKGVIPAKTAPIL